A genomic stretch from Hemicordylus capensis ecotype Gifberg chromosome 1, rHemCap1.1.pri, whole genome shotgun sequence includes:
- the TDRP gene encoding testis development-related protein isoform X3 — MVLDSFQLVQPEDVDKILGSVQVQGAGFRGWKEVTSIFNKDDEQQLLTGCKSPKSKGTSLKLKEDVKSEKKAGFWDSLAIKQNIQSRKPDEIEGWEPPQIPPSDNLSDSGNTLCDYPSWSGWEDETKGSMKYTNLASSGNSSRWSIKSAGRLVSIRRQSKGNLTDNWEELE; from the exons Atggtgttggattcttttcagttggtgcagcctgaggatgtggacaagatcctgggcagtgtgcag gttCAAGGTGCAGGTTTTCGGGGTTGGAAAGAAGTAACATCCATTTTCAATAAGGATGATGAACAGCAGTTACTAACAGGATGTAAATCTCCAAAATCTAAAGG AACAAGTTTAAAACTAAAAGAGGATGTCAAGTCAGAAAAGAAAGCAGGATTTTGGGACAGTTTGGCGATAAAACAGAACATCCAGTCCAGGAAGCCAGATGAGATCGAAGGATGGGAGCCCCCACAGATCCCTCCCAGTGACAACCTCAGCGATTCAGGAAATACTTTATGTGACTATCCATCTTGGTCAGGCTGGGAAGATGAAACCAAAGGCTCCATGAAATACACAAACCTGGCAAGCTCAGGAAATAGTTCAAGGTGGAGTATCAAATCAGCTGGAAGGTTGGTTAGCATTAGGCGACAGAGCAAAGGTAACCTTACTGATAACTGGGAAGAATTAGAATGA